The proteins below come from a single Miscanthus floridulus cultivar M001 chromosome 1, ASM1932011v1, whole genome shotgun sequence genomic window:
- the LOC136509377 gene encoding short-chain dehydrogenase TIC 32 B, chloroplastic-like has translation MLGRRVNSTPRPLSTLPPSHWQHPSPHHTSPAPPAARALPGMLRAVRYLLGSPGASGFGSRSTAEEVTPDLGATTAIITGATSGIGAETARVLAKRGARVVIPARSAKAAEDVRARIVAECPAADILVLPLDLSSLASVRAFADRFLALGLPLHLLINNAGKFSHGQLALSEDGVEMTFATNYLGHFLLTKLLARRMAETAAATGVQGRIVNVSSSVHGWFAGDWAEYLHLVTRRKIPYDATQAYAVSKLANVLHTKELAARLQEMGANVTVNCVHPGIVRTRLNRDRDGVLTDLVFLLLSKLLKTIPQAAATTCYVAAHPRVAGVSGRYFADCNEALPSPAATDRHEAARLWRVSEAIIDGCTSTGQPQQDCTTAPLLGFLPALELLRRRVVEPAEC, from the exons ATGCTGGGTCGGCGCGTTAATTCCACTCCCCGTCCACTCtccactctccctccctcccaTTGGCAGCATCCATCACCTCACCACACCTCGCCGGCGCCGCCTGCTGCACGCGCGCTGCCGGGGATGCTGCGGGCGGTGCGGTACCTGCTGGGTTCGCCGGGCGCGAGCGGGTTCGGGTCCAGGTCGACGGCGGAGGAGGTGACCCCGGACCTGGGCGCGACGACGGCCATCATCACGGGTGCCACGTCGGGGATCGGCGCGGAGACGGCGCGCGTGCTGGCGAAGCGCGGAGCCCGCGTGGTGATCCCGGCGCGGAGCGCCAAGGCGGCGGAGGACGTGCGCGCGCGCATCGTGGCCGAGTGCCCCGCCGCCGACATCCTCGTGCTCCCGCTCGACCTCAGCTCGCTCGCGTCCGTGCGCGCCTTCGCCGACAGGTTCCTcgcgctcggcctcccgctccacCTCCTCAT AAACAATGCCGGCAAGTTCTCGCACGGGCAGCTGGCGCTCTCGGAGGACGGCGTGGAGATGACCTTCGCCACCAACTACCTAGGGCACTTCCTGCTGACGAAGCTGCTGGCGAGGCGGATGGCGGAGACGGCGGCGGCCACGGGCGTGCAAGGCCGCATCGTCAACGTGTCATCCAGCGTGCACGGCTGGTTCGCCGGCGACTGGGCCGAGTACCTGCACCTCGTCACGCGCCGCAAGAT ACCCTACGACGCGACGCAGGCGTACGCGGTGTCCAAGCTCGCCAACGTGCTGCACACCAAAGAGCTCGCCGCGCGCCTGCAG GAAATGGGCGCCAACGTGACGGTGAACTGCGTGCACCCGGGCATCGTCAGGACCCGCCTCAACCGCGACCGCGACGGCGTCCTCACCG ATCTGGTGTTCCTGCTGCTGTCCAAGCTGCTGAAAACGATCCCTCAG GCTGCGGCGACCACGTGCTACGTGGCGGCCCACCCGAGGGTGGCCGGCGTGTCCGGCCGCTACTTCGCCGACTGCAACGAGGCGCTGCCGTCGCCGGCCGCCACCGACCGCCACGAGGCCGCGCGCCTCTGGCGGGTCTCCGAGGCCATCATCGACGGCTGCACCAGCACCGGCCAACCCCAGCAGGACTGCACTACTGCTCCGCTACTAGGATTCCTCCCGGCCCTGGAGCTTCTTCGTCGCCGCGTCGTCGAGCCTGCTGAATGCTGA
- the LOC136509347 gene encoding pyridoxine/pyridoxamine 5'-phosphate oxidase 2-like isoform X3, whose translation MAGGGAAASALSSPWRALLQRALDANAHLRHSTFFQLATVGAGGRPANRTVVFRGFQEHCDKIQINTDARSNKIGDIKSCPFGEICWYFTDSWEQFRISGSIDVIDASSADPAKLQHREKAWFSSSVKSRLQYLGPQPGIPVLDDEHVKGVHLDPLAGPVDAFCLMVLDPEKVDYLNLKSNQRLMFTRQNDDGSTDWMAVKLSL comes from the exons AtggccggcggtggcgcggccgcgTCGGCGCTTTCCAGCCCCTGGAGGGCGCTGCTCCAGCGAGCGCTGGACGCCAACGCCCACCTCAGGCACTCCACCTTCTTCCAACTC GCCACGGTGGGCGCCGGCGGCAGGCCGGCGAACCGCACCGTCGTGTTCAG GGGTTTTCAGGAACACTGTGATAAGATTCAGATTAATACGGACGCCCGAAGCAACAAG ATTGGTGACATCAAGAGCTGCCCCTTTGGTGAG ATTTGTTGGTACTTCACAGATAGCTGGGAACAATTCCGTATCAGTGGCAGCATAGATGTGATTGATGCTTCTAGTGCAGACCCTGCCAAGCTCCAG CACAGGGAGAAAGCATGGTTTTCAAGTTCAGTGAAGTCGAGATTGCAGTACTTAGGACCACAGCCAGGCATTCCAGTTCTAGATGACGAGCACGTTAAGGGCGTTCATCTCGATCCATTAGCTGGCCCAGTAGATGCCTTTTGCCTTATGGTTCTTGATCCAGAAAAG gttgattatttGAACCTGAAAAGCAATCAAAGGTTGATGTTTACAAGACAAAATGACGATGGATCCACCGATTGGATGGCAGTAAAA TTATCTTTGTGA
- the LOC136509347 gene encoding pyridoxine/pyridoxamine 5'-phosphate oxidase 2-like isoform X4, protein MAGGGAAASALSSPWRALLQRALDANAHLRHSTFFQLATVGAGGRPANRTVVFRGFQEHCDKIQINTDARSNKIGDIKSCPFGEICWYFTDSWEQFRISGSIDVIDASSADPAKLQHREKAWFSSSVKSRLQYLGPQPGIPVLDDEHVKGVHLDPLAGPVDAFCLMVLDPEKLSL, encoded by the exons AtggccggcggtggcgcggccgcgTCGGCGCTTTCCAGCCCCTGGAGGGCGCTGCTCCAGCGAGCGCTGGACGCCAACGCCCACCTCAGGCACTCCACCTTCTTCCAACTC GCCACGGTGGGCGCCGGCGGCAGGCCGGCGAACCGCACCGTCGTGTTCAG GGGTTTTCAGGAACACTGTGATAAGATTCAGATTAATACGGACGCCCGAAGCAACAAG ATTGGTGACATCAAGAGCTGCCCCTTTGGTGAG ATTTGTTGGTACTTCACAGATAGCTGGGAACAATTCCGTATCAGTGGCAGCATAGATGTGATTGATGCTTCTAGTGCAGACCCTGCCAAGCTCCAG CACAGGGAGAAAGCATGGTTTTCAAGTTCAGTGAAGTCGAGATTGCAGTACTTAGGACCACAGCCAGGCATTCCAGTTCTAGATGACGAGCACGTTAAGGGCGTTCATCTCGATCCATTAGCTGGCCCAGTAGATGCCTTTTGCCTTATGGTTCTTGATCCAGAAAAG TTATCTTTGTGA
- the LOC136509347 gene encoding pyridoxine/pyridoxamine 5'-phosphate oxidase 2-like isoform X2, translating to MAGGGAAASALSSPWRALLQRALDANAHLRHSTFFQLATVGAGGRPANRTVVFRGFQEHCDKIQINTDARSNKIGDIKSCPFGEICWYFTDSWEQFRISGSIDVIDASSADPAKLQHREKAWFSSSVKSRLQYLGPQPGIPVLDDEHVKGVHLDPLAGPVDAFCLMVLDPEKVDYLNLKSNQRLMFTRQNDDGSTDWMAVKVSP from the exons AtggccggcggtggcgcggccgcgTCGGCGCTTTCCAGCCCCTGGAGGGCGCTGCTCCAGCGAGCGCTGGACGCCAACGCCCACCTCAGGCACTCCACCTTCTTCCAACTC GCCACGGTGGGCGCCGGCGGCAGGCCGGCGAACCGCACCGTCGTGTTCAG GGGTTTTCAGGAACACTGTGATAAGATTCAGATTAATACGGACGCCCGAAGCAACAAG ATTGGTGACATCAAGAGCTGCCCCTTTGGTGAG ATTTGTTGGTACTTCACAGATAGCTGGGAACAATTCCGTATCAGTGGCAGCATAGATGTGATTGATGCTTCTAGTGCAGACCCTGCCAAGCTCCAG CACAGGGAGAAAGCATGGTTTTCAAGTTCAGTGAAGTCGAGATTGCAGTACTTAGGACCACAGCCAGGCATTCCAGTTCTAGATGACGAGCACGTTAAGGGCGTTCATCTCGATCCATTAGCTGGCCCAGTAGATGCCTTTTGCCTTATGGTTCTTGATCCAGAAAAG gttgattatttGAACCTGAAAAGCAATCAAAGGTTGATGTTTACAAGACAAAATGACGATGGATCCACCGATTGGATGGCAGTAAAAGTTAGCCCTTAA
- the LOC136509347 gene encoding pyridoxine/pyridoxamine 5'-phosphate oxidase 2-like isoform X1 yields MAGGGAAASALSSPWRALLQRALDANAHLRHSTFFQLATVGAGGRPANRTVVFRNTVIRFRLIRTPEATRLVTSRAAPLICWYFTDSWEQFRISGSIDVIDASSADPAKLQHREKAWFSSSVKSRLQYLGPQPGIPVLDDEHVKGVHLDPLAGPVDAFCLMVLDPEKVKQPLFFHFPIVALMFCATMYDVYIKSAVFTIFIQRINLKF; encoded by the exons AtggccggcggtggcgcggccgcgTCGGCGCTTTCCAGCCCCTGGAGGGCGCTGCTCCAGCGAGCGCTGGACGCCAACGCCCACCTCAGGCACTCCACCTTCTTCCAACTC GCCACGGTGGGCGCCGGCGGCAGGCCGGCGAACCGCACCGTCGTGTTCAG GAACACTGTGATAAGATTCAGATTAATACGGACGCCCGAAGCAACAAG ATTGGTGACATCAAGAGCTGCCCCTTTG ATTTGTTGGTACTTCACAGATAGCTGGGAACAATTCCGTATCAGTGGCAGCATAGATGTGATTGATGCTTCTAGTGCAGACCCTGCCAAGCTCCAG CACAGGGAGAAAGCATGGTTTTCAAGTTCAGTGAAGTCGAGATTGCAGTACTTAGGACCACAGCCAGGCATTCCAGTTCTAGATGACGAGCACGTTAAGGGCGTTCATCTCGATCCATTAGCTGGCCCAGTAGATGCCTTTTGCCTTATGGTTCTTGATCCAGAAAAGGTTAAGCAGCCTCTTTTTTTTCACTTTCCTATTGTTGCTCTCATGTTTTGTGCTACCATGTATGATGTTTATATTAAGAGTGCTGTGTTCACTATTTTCATCCAGAGGATAAACCTAAAATTTTGA
- the LOC136509347 gene encoding pyridoxine/pyridoxamine 5'-phosphate oxidase 2-like isoform X5, with product MAGGGAAASALSSPWRALLQRALDANAHLRHSTFFQLATVGAGGRPANRTVVFRGFQEHCDKIQINTDARSNKIGDIKSCPFGEICWYFTDSWEQFRISGSIDVIDASSADPAKLQHREKAWFSSSVKSRLQYLGPQPGIPVLDDEHVKGVHLDPLAGPVDAFCLMVLDPEKVKQPLFFHFPIVALMFCATMYDVYIKSAVFTIFIQRINLKF from the exons AtggccggcggtggcgcggccgcgTCGGCGCTTTCCAGCCCCTGGAGGGCGCTGCTCCAGCGAGCGCTGGACGCCAACGCCCACCTCAGGCACTCCACCTTCTTCCAACTC GCCACGGTGGGCGCCGGCGGCAGGCCGGCGAACCGCACCGTCGTGTTCAG GGGTTTTCAGGAACACTGTGATAAGATTCAGATTAATACGGACGCCCGAAGCAACAAG ATTGGTGACATCAAGAGCTGCCCCTTTGGTGAG ATTTGTTGGTACTTCACAGATAGCTGGGAACAATTCCGTATCAGTGGCAGCATAGATGTGATTGATGCTTCTAGTGCAGACCCTGCCAAGCTCCAG CACAGGGAGAAAGCATGGTTTTCAAGTTCAGTGAAGTCGAGATTGCAGTACTTAGGACCACAGCCAGGCATTCCAGTTCTAGATGACGAGCACGTTAAGGGCGTTCATCTCGATCCATTAGCTGGCCCAGTAGATGCCTTTTGCCTTATGGTTCTTGATCCAGAAAAGGTTAAGCAGCCTCTTTTTTTTCACTTTCCTATTGTTGCTCTCATGTTTTGTGCTACCATGTATGATGTTTATATTAAGAGTGCTGTGTTCACTATTTTCATCCAGAGGATAAACCTAAAATTTTGA
- the LOC136450544 gene encoding uncharacterized protein, translated as MARFLGAGEEREEFFDSREVLSPASVSSSPSSSGRHDDGGWLFAQQLLEVWVRDPGSVHERRQRFVKSLGLLDPSPYAARPGEETCSKPEASEEILPASPSAELFSAAPTFASRGGEPTASCNDGAATEEMLECVFKNLDDGTVFVVDEMGKDGSFRSLRERRSNRTVTAAEFEQTFGSSPFIRELMRRVDDSDEPSTPEKTVMRRRRRQRRRRLGWLRRLGIGVCVVDADAEEDDEVNSTSSASSRSCSRKVDRVKVRPYKKRSKELSAVYKGQVIKAHEGAIVTMKFSSDGQFLATGGEDGVVRVWRVVEGKRPDDRDFIEDDPSCVFFTVNENSELAPINSCEGGKGKHSKSSKGATDPACVVIPHRTFALSEDPVHEFRGHHDVILDLSWSKNRELLSASMDKTVRLWKIGCDSCLKVFSHNNYVTCIQFKPTNDNYFISGCIDGMVRIWDVPRCLVVDWVDSKEIITAVCYRPDGKGAVVGTITGNCRYYDASENHLELESQVPLYGRKKSPLKRIIGFQYCPSDPKKLMVTSGDSQVRILDGVHVVSSYKGLRSSSQVPAAFTPDGDHIISARDDSSIYMWNYANQIAPVASRVKTVWSYERFFCNDVSVAIPWNTSPAKSSISLACNIPSSRQEVSEEFHNLQDSTSCGNAEDSLEGDSLYQLPSGNFTLSNAFFAELAPRGKATWPEEQLPSNSVTPSSSALRKSQYKFLKTSCQSAATHAWGQVIVTAGWDGNIRSFQNYGLPMQV; from the exons ATGGCGCGCTTCTTGGGCGCCGGAGAGGAGCGAGAAGAGTTCTTTGACTCGAGGGAGGTTCTGTCGCCGGCGTCcgtctcgtcgtcgccgtcgagtTCCGGCCGCCACGACGACGGCGGGTGGCTCTTCGCCCAGCAGCTGCTCGAGGTCTGGGTCAGGGACCCGGGCAGCGTCCACGAGCGCCGCCAGAGGTTCGTCAAGTCCTTGGGCCTCTTGGATCCGAGCCCCTACGCCGCGCGGCCCGGCGAGGAGACCTGCTCGAAGCCTGAGGCCAGCGAAGAAATCCTACCGGCAAGCCCCAGCGCCGAGTTATTCTCTGCCGCCCCTACCTTTGCGAGTAGGGGAGGTGAGCCGACAGCCTCCTGCAACGACGGCGCTGCCACGGAAGAGATGTTGGAGTGCGTGTTCAAGAACCTGGACGATGGCACAGTGTTCGTGGTCGACGAGATGGGAAAGGATGGGAGCTTCCGGAGCCTTAGGGAGAGGCGCTCCAACCGGACAGTAACAGCTGCAGAATTCGAGCAGACCTTCGGCTCATCACCCTTCATCCGTGAGCTGATGCGGAGGGTGGACGACTCCGACGAACCCTCCACCCCGGAGAAGACTGTgatgaggagaaggaggaggcagcggcggcggcggcttgggtGGCTACGAAGGTTGGGCATTGGTGTTTGTGTTGTTGATGCGGACGCAGAGGAAGACGATGAGGTCAATTCGACATCCTCCGCTTCTTCCCGGAGTTGCTCTAGGAAGGTTGATAGGGTCAAGGTGAGACCATACAAGAAGCGGTCAAAGGAATTATCTGCAGTGTACAAGGGCCAAGTCATCAAGGCACATGAAGGTGCTATTGTGACCATGAAGTTCAGCTCTGATGGCCAGTTTCTGGCTACTGGAGGTGAGGATGGGGTTGTTCGCGTTTGGCGGGTGGTGGAAGGCAAGAGGCCTGATGACCGTGATTTTATTGAGGATGATCCTTCATGTGTGTTCTTCACTGTCAATGAAAACTCTGAATTGGCTCCCATCAATTCGTGCGAAGGGGGTAAGGGCAAGCACAGCAAGAGTTCAAAGGGGGCCACAGATCCAGCTTGTGTTGTGATTCCTCACCGGACCTTTGCGCTATCCGAGGATCCTGTGCATGAATTCCGTGGGCATCATGATGTCATCTTGGATCTTTCATGGTCAAAAAATAGG GAATTGCTTTCTGCGTCCATGGACAAAACTGTTCGATTATGGAAGATTGGGTGTGATAGCTGTCTGAAGGTTTTCTCCCATAATAACTATG TGACATGCATTCAGTTTAAACCTACCAATGACAATTATTTCATCAGTGGTTGCATTGATGGGATGGTACGTATTTGGGATGTTCCTAGATGCCTAGTCGTGGACTGGGTTGACAGCAAAGAGATAATTACTGCAGTTTGTTACCGTCCTGATGGAAAG GGTGCAGTGGTTGGGACAATAACAGGAAACTGCCGTTACTATGACGCATCAG AAAACCATCTAGAGCTGGAGTCCCAAGTCCCCCTGTATGGCAGAAAGAAATCTCCACTTAAAAGAATAATTGGATTCCAG TATTGCCCATCTGATCCAAAGAAACTGATGGTGACATCTGGTGACTCACAAGTTCGCATTCTCGATGGGGTTCATGTCGTTTCCAGCTACAAAG GATTACGAAGTTCAAGTCAAGTCCCTGCAGCATTTACACCAGATGGAGATCACATTATTTCTGCTCGCGACGACTCTAGTATCTATATGTGGAATTATGCAAACCAAATTGCCCCAGTCGCAAGCCGTGTGAAAACCGTATGGTCATATGAGCGCTTCTTCTGCAATGATGTGTCTGTTGCAATACCATGGAACACCTCACCTGCAAAGAGTTCTATATCTCTTGCTTGCAACATCCCTTCTTCACGGCAAGAGGTCTCTGAGGAGTTTCACAACCTGCAAGACTCTACGTCATGCGGCAATGCTGAAGACTCACTTGAAGGTGATAGCTTGTACCAATTGCCATCTGGCAATTTCACTCTTAGTAATGCATTCTTTGCGGAGTTGGCACCAAGGGGAAAAGCGACATGGCCAGAAGAGCAGTTGCCATCTAATTCAGTGACACCATCATCATCTGCTTTGCGTAAATCTCAGTATAAGTTCCTGAAGACTTCTTGCCAGAGTGCCGCCACGCATGCTTGGGGTCAGGTCATAGTCACTGCAGGTTGGGATGGAAACATCAGGTCATTCCAGAATTATGGTTTACCTATGCAAGTGTGA
- the LOC136470196 gene encoding zinc finger BED domain-containing protein RICESLEEPER 2-like: protein MAPEGKDDDDLREDAAALFSVDLGASQAPIDLDGGGGEGATTARTGSNTNSSAPSISGNAARVGKRKSPVWADFDKIYDDVNGSRICTKAVYKMCKATLSARSVSRTGHLKRHQKSSRQELCRLIARLDLPLRIGDTDAWEEYIQRAHNPIFTRVSRQTTTRDLSKLFTERRNMLKNHILCGASSVGLTSDIWFGNAKEDYISVVAHFVSADWELQKKVIGLRLIEVKHTGQNIAKKIGSVIEEFGLIDKIFSVTLDNVSSNAKAMETLSPLFAGYLGSDPAPTPSDPNKRTYHLVHQCCACHIINLIVKSGLKRFKPYTEDFRTAINFLNYSNHRIAIFKNYCNAQGLRPRKFGLDMDVRWNATYLMLKHLLPYKEVFSVFINANFGAKLLTPRHWHIAVKVLEFLEDQNLIAVVYSMKLKFLKYWENIPLLYSFAFILDLRAKMRGLFNILVILKENLSVDYSSYYASVKTELYKLFTKYDNKFGAAKNRRAAHPAGQTGKRKQAWGRIFGGPGASDVIGPSPTPTSSAASVGCELTAYLDSDNVTAYENDFDSLL, encoded by the exons ATGGCTCCCGAGGGCAAGGATGACGACGACCTCCGAGAGGACGCAGCTGCCTTGTTCAGTGTCGATCTCGGAGCCAGCCAGGCTCCGATCGATctagacggcggcggtggtgaaggggcgacgACGGCTAGGACTGGCTCCAACACCAACAGCTCTGCTCCATCTATTTCTGGTAATGCAGCCAGAGTTGGTAAGCGCAAATCTCCTGTCTGGGCTGACTTTGATAAGATCTATGACGATGTGAATGGCAGTAGAATTTGCACTAAAGCTGTTTACAAAATGTGTAAGGCtactttgtctgctagatctgTTTCTAGAACTGGGcacttgaagaggcaccagaAATCAT CTAGACAGGAGTTGTGtcgcttgattgctaggcttgatcttCCCTTACGTATTGGTGACACTGATGCATGGGAGGAGTACATTCAACGTGCTCATAACCCTATTTTTACTAGGGTCTCCCggcagaccaccactagagacctAAGTAAGTTATTCACTGAACGtcgtaatatgcttaagaatCATATTTTGTGTGGTGCTTCATCTGTTGGTTTGACATCTGACATTTGGtttggtaatgctaaggaggactacaTCAGTGTAGTTGCTCATTTTGTGAGTGCTGACTGGGAGCTACAAAAAAAGGTAATTGGGTTGAGATTGATTGAGGTGAAGCATACTGGTCAGAACATTGCTAAAAAAATTGGTTCTGTGATTGAGGAATTTGGTTTGATTGACAAAATCTTTTCTGTTACTCTAGATAATGTTTCTTCTAATGCAAAAGCAATGGAAACTTTGTCACCTTTATTTGCAGGATACTTGGGTTCTGATCCAGCCCCTACACCTTCTGATCCTAATAAAAGAACTTATCACCTTGTTCATCAATGTTGTGCTTGTCACATCATAAATTTGATTGTTAAATCTGGTTTAAagaggttcaaaccttacacagaagattttagaactgctattaacttcttGAATTATTCTAATCATAGAATTGCCATATTTAAGAACTACTGCAATGCTCAAGGTTTAAGACCTAGGAAGTTtggtttggatatggatgttagatggaatgctacataccTTATGCTTAAACACCTACTGCCATATAAGGAAGTTTTTTCTGTATTCATTAATGCTAATTTTGGGGCTAAATTGTTAACTCCAAGGCATTGGCATATAGCTGTAAAGGTATTAGAATTCCTGGAA GATCAAAACCTGATAGCTGTTGTGTATTCGATGAAACTAAAATTTCTTAAATACTGGGAAAATATACCTCTGTTGTATTCATTTGCTTTCATTCTTGATCtaagagctaagatgagaggtctGTTTAATATCCTGGTAATTCTAAAAGAAAACCTTAGTGTTGATTACAGTTCATATTATGCTTCTGTTAAAACTGAACTTTATAAGTTGTTTACCAAGTATGACAATAAGTTTGGTGCAGCTAAGAATAGAAGGGCTGCACATCCTGCAGGCCAAACTGGTAAGAGAAAACAGGCTTGGGGAAGAATATTTGGAGGCCCTGGAGCCTCTGATGTTATTGGTCCATCCCCTACCCCAACTTCATCTGCTGCATCTGTTGGTTGTGAGCTCACAGCTTACctggacagtgacaatgtcactgcatatgaaAATGACTTTGATTCGCTTCTCTag